A window of Actinomycetota bacterium genomic DNA:
GGCGTCGATCATCTCGTGGGCCAGCGGCCCGATGAGCTCGTCCTCCCAGCGTTGCAGCGTCTTCTGCCGGAAGGCATGGCCAGCCAGGTTGCGATGGCGCTTGTGCTCGGGCTCATCCATCTCGAGGATGGTGTGGCCCATCACCGGGCCCATCATGTCCACGTAGATCGTCGACGAATACGTCGCGTTGTCGCGCAGCACGTGGGCGCAGTCGTCGTAGCGGAGGACGGCGAAGCGCGCCGAGCCGTCGTCGGCCGTCGGGCTCTGGAAGAGTCCGCCCTCGACCACGCCTACCGAGCGGCGCAGCCCGGCCAGTCGCGTCCACGGGTCGCGCACACCACCGCCCGCGGTGAGGTCGAAGGCGTCGCGGACGTTGCTCGACTCCATCGTTACCCCCTGAGTGACGTCCGCGTCAGGGTAGAGCACCCGCGCCGGCGCCGCGTTTCCGTAGCGACGTTCGCGCGTCGACGCGCCTCGCTCCGGTGCTGCCATTGTCGCCGGGGCGCCGCGACGGGCAAGATGCACGCATGTCGTTGCAGGGCAGCTTCGACGTGCTCGGCTTCTCCGAACTCCTGGAGTTGCTCGAGCGCAAGCGGCAATCGGGTCGCCTGCATGTGCGCGCCGGCGGGGTGGCCGGGCACATCTACCTGCGCGACGGGCATCTGACGGGCGCCGAGTCCGGCGACTACACGACCCCTTCGTCCGCGGGCGAGGCCCGGACACGCCTCGAGGAGCTGTGTTTCGAGTTCCTCCAGTGCGAGCGCGGCGTGTTCGAGTTCCAGCCGCGCGTGTCGGCACCCTGGGCGACGCAGCTCTCGTCGTCGGTCGAGACCGTGCTCCGAGAGGCCCGGCAGCGGCTGATCGAATGGCGTGAGATCCAGGCCGTCATCCCCTCGATGGACGTGCGCCCGCGCGTCGTCGACGAGCTCATCCCCGAGGCCGTCACGCTGACGCGCGACAGGTGGCGCCTCATCGCCGCCATCGACGGGCGGCGCAGCGTCCACCGCCTGGCGCGCACGCTGGGCCTGGGGACCTACGAGGTGGGCCGGCTGCTGAAGTCGCTCGTCGACGACGGCATCGTGACCATCGACGCGGAGCGGCCCAAGGCGGCGATCGCGGCAGAGGTCGACCTCACCGCTCCCGACGACGACGACCTGGGAGACGGGGATGCAGCGGACCCGCCGGCACCGGGAGACGACGGGGAGGCGGGGGGGTCGAAGCCGTCGCGACCCCTGCTGCGCATCGGCTCGAAGCTCGGCAGGCAGGGCCCGAAGGGCTGAGTCGAAAGATCCGAAACTTCCAGACCCGGCCGGTTTTCAACCGGGTGCCGGGCAGTACCATGACGGACGTGGGGGGCAGAGGCAAGGGCAAGTCGGATGACCGCGAGCGGTCCGCCGTCGCGGATCTGCAGGAGCAGATGCGACGCGAGGCCGAGGCGCACTTCCGCTGGGCGCGCGAGGCGAAGCTTCGGCGCGAGGCCGAGAACCGCGGGACGATCGCGGCCGGCTCGCCGGCACCGATGCCGCCCCAAACCCCCGCCGACGCGCAGCCGTCACCGGGCCAGGAGCGCTCACCCGCCGCCGAGGCGCCACCGACCGCCACCGCGCCATCGACCGAGACCGCACCGCCGCCTGAGTCATCGCCGGTCGTCGAGGCAACGCCGGCCCGCACGGCGCGGTCGGTCGCCGAGGCACCGTCGCTCTCGCTGCGGGGCGCCGCGCTGGCGGGTCTGCAACCGACCTTCGAGGACCAGTGGCAGCAGCTCGAGCGCAACCGGCGCGACCTCCTCGCGGAGTGGGCCCGCCTGAGCAAGGCGCGTGAGCGCATCGAAGCGACCTACGAGCGCCTCGACGACCTCCGGGAGCAGCTCGACGCGGAGCGCCGTCAGCTCGAGCTCCAGCGTGAGCGACTGTGGATGGGACGCTTCCAGCTGGTCAGCGAGTCCGAACGGTCCGAGGCCCGCCCGGTGGCGACCGACCGGTGGCGCGACGCCGCCTCACACGTGTTGGAGGCCGCCGTCATCGTGCGCGCGACCGTGACCGCGGTGGTGGCCGAACAGGGCCCGCGATGGATGGCTCGCCTCCGCGGCCGAGCGGCCCGCGGCGCGCTGACGGGTGGCCGGCGGCGAGCGCTGCCCCCGGGGTCGTAGCGTCCTGACCGGCGGGTGCCGACCGGTCCGACGACGTGACAGGATCGGCCGATGCGCTTCGCGATCAAGACGGCTCCCCAACACACCACCTGGGACGACATGCTCGCGGTCTGGACCGCCGCCGACGACATCGACGTGTTCGAGTCGGGATGGACGTTCGACCACTTCTACCCGATCTTCTCCGACCCGACCGGTCCGTGCCTCGAAGGGTGGGCCACGCTCGCCGCGCTCGCCCAGGCGACCAGGCGCATCCGCGTCGGTGTGCTCGTCACCGGCAACATCTACCGCCACCCGGCGGTCCTCGCCAACATGGCTGCGACGGTCGACGTCATCTCCGACGGCCGCCTCGAGCTCGGGCTCGGCGCGGGTTGGAACGAGGAGGAGTGCAACGCCTACGGAATCGAGCTCCCTCCCCTGAAGGAGCGCTTCGACCGCTTCGACGAGGCGTGTGCGGTGATCGTCGGACTGCTCTCGAACGAGACAACCGACTTCGACGGCCGCCATTACCAGCTGCGATCAGCGCGTTGCTCACCGAAGCCGGTGCAACGACCGCATCCGCCCGTCTGCATCGGCGGGCTGGGCGAGAAGCGGACGCTGCGCGCCGTGGCCCGTTGGGCCCAGCACTGGAATGCGCCTGCGCTGTCACCAGCCGATCTCGTCCACAAGCGTGAGGTGATCGCAGCCCACTGCGCCGACGTCGGCCGCGACCCGTCCGAGATCATGACCTCGACCCACCTCCGCCTCGGTGACGACGGCGACCCCGGTCGAGTGGCCGACCAGGCTGCGGCGCTGGCCGAATCGGGCCTCGACCTCGGCATCGTCTATCTCCCCGTGCCGCACACGCCGAAGGTGCTGGAGCCGCTCGCCGCCGCGCTCGCGCCGTTGACCTGAGCCCCACGTCGGCTCACTAGCATCGACCGACATGGCGCGCGAGCCCGCTGTCGCGGCAGTGGACGACGTCGACGAGTGGGGCCGGTCGGAGCACATGTGCGACGTCTTCCATCGCGCGTTCGACCCCATCTACCGTCGATGGTTCCGGGCGCGATGGGAAGGGCTCGAGCACATCCCCCGCTCCGGCGGCGCGCTGCTCGTGGCGAACCACGCGGGAGCCGTGCCGGCCGACGGCCCGGTGATCATGCACGGGATCGAGAAGGAGGTGGGCCGGCCCCTGTACGTGCTCGCCGACTACACGTTCTGGTCCCTGCCCGTCGCGGGCACCGTCTTCGCCCGGATGGGTGGCGTGGCCGCTCACCCGGCGAACGCCCACCGGCTCCTGCACGACGAGGGCTGCCTCGCCCTCGTCTACCCCGAGGGCACCAAGGGCACCGGAAAGCTGATGGGGGAGCGCTATCAGCTGCGCCGCTTCGGCCGGGGCGGGTTCGTCGAGACCGCCATGCGTGCGGGCGTGCCGGTCGTGCCGATCGCGGTCGTCGGCTCCGAGGAGGCCATGCCGATCGTGTACAAGAACGGCGCGCTCGCGCGAGCGCTTCGCGTGCCGTATGTCCCGATCACCGCGAACATGCTGTTGTTCGGCCCCGCGGGGCTCATCCTCTTCTTCCCCGCCAAGTTCCATCTGCGCGTCCTCGAGCCGGTGACGTTCGACGTCGCGCCCGACGAGGATCGGTACTCCACCAGCATGGTGATGGACGAGGCCGAGCGGATCAGGGAGCGCATCCAGCTCGCGCTGGTCGACATGCTCGAAGCGCGCAAGAGCATCTGGTTCGGCTGACGTGCGGGCCACCGTGGGCGTTTTCAGGCACGGGCGCGGGGGACCTGAGAAGATCAGGTCGTGAGCGGGTACCGGTACGTCCTGTTCGACGCCCTGTTCGACGACGCGGGGGCGGAGGCGATGATCCGCCTCTGCGAGCGGTTCGGCTCGTACGGCATGTACTCGCAGGAGAACGTCGATTCCGAGATCGGCCGCGGCCTGAGCCAGCGTCACGACAGCGTGCTCAACTTCCTGCGCACCGGCGGACGCCACGGTCGTCACGAGCCGGTGGCCACGCTCGCGGCGCGTACGAACTACTTCCGCGAGGAGTACGCCTACGGCCAGCGGGCGCTGATCGACGGCATCGAGCCGTACCTCAACCACGCGGGCTTCACCGACGCCGCCCGTCTCGTGCACGGCCGACCCGTCATCGAGCCGGCCATCGTGTTCGCCAACCTGATGGTGCCGGGCCAGGAGCTGGCGCTGCACACCGACGTGCCCGAGTTCCGCGGCTGCAACCGCAAGACCTGCCCTCAGTGGCTGCTCGTCGCCATGCACCACTCCGGCCTGTTCTCGAAGTGGCGGATGCCGATCGCCACGGGTGTTGCGTGGTTCCACGACTGCAAGGGCGGCGAGTTC
This region includes:
- a CDS encoding LLM class F420-dependent oxidoreductase, with the translated sequence MRFAIKTAPQHTTWDDMLAVWTAADDIDVFESGWTFDHFYPIFSDPTGPCLEGWATLAALAQATRRIRVGVLVTGNIYRHPAVLANMAATVDVISDGRLELGLGAGWNEEECNAYGIELPPLKERFDRFDEACAVIVGLLSNETTDFDGRHYQLRSARCSPKPVQRPHPPVCIGGLGEKRTLRAVARWAQHWNAPALSPADLVHKREVIAAHCADVGRDPSEIMTSTHLRLGDDGDPGRVADQAAALAESGLDLGIVYLPVPHTPKVLEPLAAALAPLT
- a CDS encoding acyltransferase family protein, producing the protein MAREPAVAAVDDVDEWGRSEHMCDVFHRAFDPIYRRWFRARWEGLEHIPRSGGALLVANHAGAVPADGPVIMHGIEKEVGRPLYVLADYTFWSLPVAGTVFARMGGVAAHPANAHRLLHDEGCLALVYPEGTKGTGKLMGERYQLRRFGRGGFVETAMRAGVPVVPIAVVGSEEAMPIVYKNGALARALRVPYVPITANMLLFGPAGLILFFPAKFHLRVLEPVTFDVAPDEDRYSTSMVMDEAERIRERIQLALVDMLEARKSIWFG
- a CDS encoding DUF4388 domain-containing protein, yielding MSLQGSFDVLGFSELLELLERKRQSGRLHVRAGGVAGHIYLRDGHLTGAESGDYTTPSSAGEARTRLEELCFEFLQCERGVFEFQPRVSAPWATQLSSSVETVLREARQRLIEWREIQAVIPSMDVRPRVVDELIPEAVTLTRDRWRLIAAIDGRRSVHRLARTLGLGTYEVGRLLKSLVDDGIVTIDAERPKAAIAAEVDLTAPDDDDLGDGDAADPPAPGDDGEAGGSKPSRPLLRIGSKLGRQGPKG